The following coding sequences are from one Pelagicoccus sp. SDUM812003 window:
- a CDS encoding transporter substrate-binding domain-containing protein has protein sequence MTSRLHALDTMLEIALLRVAALAALLLVIGSTPLLSQELKVATKELAPFAMKDDQGEWTGVSVEIWQEVADQAGLEYQWVEDDLTGILEGLESGNYQAAAAAITMTGEREQLFDFSHSYFSTGLGIAVPEQAEGGLNWYAVLKAFFTWQFFSALTALVVVLLAAGLALWFFERKRNPEQFGDEAIKGIGNGFWWSAVTMTTVGYGDKAPITTGGRFVALIWMFTSVIVVSSFTASIASSLTVGSIDGGIETVDDLNGKLVGTIEGSTSESFLDQGTRARVRGFDSATELLEALEDERIDAVVYDRAILQYRVGNYEQLMMLPLELDKQNYAMALNVSEEVKESINIALLNLRDNGRYEEILQRYGIK, from the coding sequence ATGACTTCACGACTACATGCTCTCGACACCATGCTTGAAATCGCCCTTTTAAGAGTAGCGGCGCTCGCCGCATTGCTGCTCGTCATCGGCTCCACGCCGCTGCTGTCGCAGGAACTGAAAGTGGCTACCAAAGAGTTGGCTCCCTTTGCGATGAAGGACGATCAAGGAGAATGGACCGGGGTTTCGGTAGAGATCTGGCAGGAGGTCGCTGACCAAGCAGGACTCGAGTACCAGTGGGTGGAGGACGACTTGACCGGCATCCTGGAAGGCTTGGAATCGGGAAACTATCAGGCCGCTGCAGCGGCGATCACCATGACTGGCGAGCGTGAGCAGCTCTTCGATTTTTCCCACTCCTACTTCTCCACTGGGCTCGGAATCGCGGTGCCGGAGCAGGCGGAGGGCGGTTTGAACTGGTACGCGGTCCTCAAGGCGTTTTTCACCTGGCAGTTCTTCTCCGCCCTCACCGCATTGGTGGTGGTGCTTCTGGCGGCCGGCCTTGCCCTGTGGTTTTTCGAGCGGAAGCGAAACCCGGAGCAGTTTGGAGACGAGGCTATCAAGGGGATCGGAAATGGATTCTGGTGGTCCGCGGTCACCATGACGACGGTGGGGTATGGCGACAAGGCGCCGATCACGACCGGCGGGCGGTTCGTCGCTCTGATCTGGATGTTCACCAGCGTGATCGTGGTCTCCAGCTTCACCGCTTCCATCGCGTCGTCGCTCACGGTCGGATCGATCGATGGAGGCATCGAAACGGTGGACGACTTGAACGGCAAATTGGTAGGCACCATAGAAGGGTCGACTAGCGAAAGCTTTCTCGATCAAGGCACGCGAGCTCGCGTGCGCGGTTTCGACTCGGCGACCGAACTGCTGGAGGCGCTCGAAGACGAACGAATCGACGCGGTGGTCTACGACCGGGCCATTCTTCAGTATCGAGTGGGCAACTACGAGCAATTGATGATGCTGCCGCTCGAGCTCGACAAGCAGAACTACGCCATGGCCTTGAACGTGTCCGAAGAGGTGAAGGAATCGATCAACATCGCTTTGTTGAACCTTCGCGACAATGGTCGGTACGAGGAGATTCTGCAGCGCTACGGCATCAAGTAG
- a CDS encoding cation diffusion facilitator family transporter: protein MSHHHEHHNHGADDVSDAALFWAVTLNLGLSVFEFLAGLFAGSSALMADALHNTNDAAALLIALVARKVSRRGADRRYTFGYRRAELIGAMIQLTALIVVGLYLVFEGVKRFFQPEPILGGWMMIAAGVALVIDLGTVVLLWALSKGSLNVRAAFLHNLTDAGASIAVLLGGAAVYWLAWDWVDPLLTLGIAGYILYTSVNMLRRTSSILMGAVPEDLDPAAIKEACERDEGVRELHHLHVWELDESHRALEAHVVLEGDCIEKMGAVKRRLRETLQDRFEIVHCTLEFETVSERCEGLEKELIPPH, encoded by the coding sequence ATGAGCCATCACCACGAGCACCACAATCATGGCGCCGACGATGTGTCAGACGCCGCCCTGTTCTGGGCTGTCACGCTGAATCTAGGACTGTCGGTTTTCGAGTTTCTGGCGGGACTCTTCGCGGGAAGCTCGGCTCTCATGGCCGATGCGTTGCACAACACCAACGATGCGGCCGCGTTGCTCATCGCCCTGGTTGCCCGCAAGGTATCGCGCAGGGGGGCGGATCGGCGCTACACCTTTGGCTATCGCCGGGCGGAACTGATTGGAGCGATGATCCAGCTGACCGCATTGATCGTGGTGGGGCTTTATCTCGTTTTTGAAGGCGTGAAGCGCTTCTTCCAGCCTGAGCCCATTCTCGGTGGCTGGATGATGATCGCCGCGGGGGTCGCTCTGGTCATCGACCTGGGAACGGTGGTCCTGCTCTGGGCCCTCTCCAAGGGAAGTTTGAACGTGAGAGCGGCTTTTCTGCACAACCTCACCGATGCCGGTGCCTCGATCGCGGTGCTGCTCGGCGGCGCGGCGGTGTATTGGCTGGCCTGGGATTGGGTGGATCCGCTGCTGACGCTGGGGATCGCTGGATACATTTTGTATACCTCGGTCAACATGCTGCGTCGCACCTCGAGCATCCTGATGGGCGCGGTGCCTGAAGACCTCGATCCGGCCGCGATCAAGGAAGCGTGCGAGCGAGACGAGGGCGTGCGCGAGTTGCATCACCTGCATGTGTGGGAACTGGACGAGTCTCATCGAGCTCTGGAGGCTCATGTCGTGCTGGAGGGAGACTGTATCGAGAAAATGGGTGCAGTGAAGCGGCGCTTGCGCGAGACTCTACAGGACAGGTTTGAGATCGTCCACTGCACGCTCGAGTTCGAAACGGTTTCGGAACGCTGCGAAGGGTTGGAGAAGGAGTTGATCCCTCCGCACTAG
- a CDS encoding PAS domain S-box protein, producing the protein MPSNASESANVPFDEILGYEAAFSCLPDPVFIYNHSLRRVINANEAAVRRYGYTAEEIKELSPWDVEAPYDEKELLSRIEKLKQEGSVVYRAEHRSASGERFPAEVHTTYRNFDGVEIFVAICREITDRLEAEQRLEQAETHYRAVFENVVSLICVANLKTATFLDVNPAFERLLGYRKSELIDRPFTDFIHPEDLDPTLKKIEEMRRVRGLKTSFQNRYRCKSGRYVWLDWSPQELPDEELVYAVAQDITEKKWFEQRLRQQNQHMRLHVEQTPLGVIEWSLDFRVTAWNSAAERIFGYSEEEALGQKGTFILQPRVSEQVKEVWNRLISNTGGERSINTNLHKNGSELLCEWHNTSLVDESGKIIGVASLVLDVTDQEHRKRELEQAKESAEKANQAKSEFLSMMSHELRTPLNSIVGPCELIKEQVHDTSLEPLLDVMLTSSSHLLDLINSILDLSKIESGSIEVNPEDYAVNDFFEQRLLPLRVNAMKKRLAFNLQINTPPATILRTDGRLLLQALFNIVGNAVKFTSSGSVTIRIEALESKLRIDVVDTGPGIDRELQKKLFEPFRQGAEALSKTQRGSGLGLSITKRLIELLGGTISFSSVPQNGTTFSLTIPSIRSASVGPSKRVAKAVDVPSSQGQNRKILLVEDEPNNQLVNSALLRFLGYSHDIASTGEEAVEMWMAHRYAVVLMDIKLPGIDGIEATSRIRACAGDGERVFVIAQSAHALSEQREEFLRQGMDDYLSKPISLEALKSLLKSVMEKVESDR; encoded by the coding sequence ATGCCCTCGAACGCTTCTGAATCTGCGAATGTTCCTTTCGATGAAATACTCGGCTACGAGGCAGCGTTCTCCTGTCTCCCGGATCCGGTCTTCATCTACAACCATTCGCTGCGTCGCGTGATCAACGCCAACGAGGCGGCGGTCCGGCGATACGGATACACTGCTGAAGAGATCAAGGAACTGAGTCCCTGGGATGTGGAGGCTCCTTACGATGAGAAGGAGCTGCTAAGCCGGATCGAGAAATTGAAGCAGGAGGGGTCGGTCGTTTATCGCGCCGAGCATCGGAGCGCGTCCGGAGAGCGTTTCCCGGCGGAGGTTCACACCACCTATCGAAACTTTGACGGGGTGGAGATTTTCGTGGCGATCTGTCGCGAGATAACGGATCGGCTGGAGGCGGAGCAGCGACTCGAGCAAGCGGAAACGCACTATCGCGCCGTCTTCGAAAACGTGGTGAGCCTCATCTGCGTGGCCAACCTCAAGACTGCGACCTTTCTCGATGTTAACCCCGCTTTCGAGCGCCTGCTCGGCTACCGCAAATCGGAGCTGATCGACCGCCCCTTCACCGACTTCATTCATCCCGAGGACCTGGATCCGACCCTGAAAAAGATCGAGGAAATGCGACGGGTGAGAGGTTTGAAAACCTCGTTTCAAAACCGATATCGCTGCAAGAGCGGTCGCTACGTTTGGTTGGACTGGAGCCCGCAGGAGCTGCCGGACGAGGAGCTGGTCTATGCCGTGGCCCAGGACATCACGGAGAAGAAGTGGTTCGAGCAGCGCCTCAGGCAGCAGAACCAGCACATGCGACTTCATGTCGAGCAGACGCCGCTGGGCGTTATCGAATGGAGCTTGGACTTTCGAGTGACCGCCTGGAACAGCGCCGCTGAAAGGATTTTTGGATACAGCGAGGAGGAGGCCCTTGGACAGAAGGGCACCTTCATTTTGCAGCCGCGCGTTTCCGAGCAGGTGAAAGAGGTTTGGAATCGACTCATTTCAAATACCGGCGGCGAGCGATCCATAAACACCAACCTGCACAAGAACGGATCCGAGCTGCTGTGCGAATGGCACAACACTTCGCTAGTCGACGAAAGCGGCAAGATCATCGGCGTAGCCAGTCTCGTGCTCGACGTCACGGACCAGGAGCATCGCAAACGGGAGCTCGAGCAGGCGAAGGAATCGGCGGAAAAGGCGAACCAGGCCAAGTCGGAGTTTCTCTCCATGATGAGCCACGAGCTGCGCACGCCTCTGAATTCGATCGTCGGCCCCTGCGAATTGATCAAAGAGCAGGTCCACGACACCTCGCTTGAACCGCTTCTCGATGTGATGTTGACCTCCTCGTCCCACTTGCTGGACCTCATCAACAGCATCCTCGACCTCTCGAAAATCGAAAGCGGCAGCATCGAGGTGAACCCGGAGGATTACGCGGTCAACGACTTCTTCGAGCAGCGGCTGCTGCCCTTGCGGGTGAACGCCATGAAGAAGCGGCTCGCCTTCAACCTACAGATCAACACGCCGCCCGCCACCATCTTGCGAACCGATGGGCGACTTCTCCTGCAGGCGCTTTTCAATATCGTGGGAAACGCGGTGAAGTTCACTTCCAGCGGTTCGGTGACGATTCGCATCGAAGCCCTGGAGAGCAAGTTGCGTATCGATGTTGTCGATACGGGACCTGGCATCGATCGCGAGTTGCAGAAGAAGCTATTCGAGCCGTTTCGTCAGGGAGCGGAGGCGCTGAGCAAGACGCAGCGCGGCTCCGGCTTGGGGCTTTCTATCACGAAACGACTGATCGAGCTTCTTGGCGGTACCATTTCCTTCAGCAGCGTGCCGCAGAATGGCACCACCTTTTCCTTGACGATCCCATCCATTCGCTCCGCCAGCGTCGGTCCGAGCAAACGCGTCGCGAAAGCGGTCGACGTTCCATCAAGCCAAGGCCAAAATCGCAAGATCCTGCTCGTCGAGGACGAGCCGAACAACCAATTGGTCAACTCGGCGCTGCTGCGCTTTCTCGGCTACTCGCACGATATCGCCAGCACCGGAGAGGAAGCGGTCGAGATGTGGATGGCCCACCGATATGCGGTCGTGTTGATGGACATCAAATTGCCCGGTATCGACGGCATAGAGGCGACGAGTCGAATCAGAGCCTGCGCGGGCGACGGGGAGAGGGTTTTCGTCATCGCTCAAAGCGCCCACGCTCTCTCGGAGCAGCGCGAGGAGTTTTTGCGGCAGGGCATGGATGACTACCTGAGCAAGCCGATTTCGCTGGAGGCTCTCAAGTCGCTCCTGAAATCGGTGATGGAAAAGGTCGAGAGCGACCGATGA
- the dnaJ gene encoding molecular chaperone DnaJ, with translation MKEDYYELLGVSRQATQDELKKAYRKMAVKYHPDKNPGNKEAEENFKKVSEAYEVLKDEQKRAAYDRYGHAAFSGGGGGGPSAGGPFHDPFDIFSEVFGGGGGGGSIFEEFFGGGGGRRGGSGAARGSDLRYDLEISLEEAATGIEKEISFRKPTTCSKCSGSGAEPGSGISTCPTCGGHGQVTASKGFFSIRQTCPTCNGSGQKVDKACGHCGGEGRVNETTNIKVKVPPGVDSGSKLRSAGNGEAGSHGGPSGDLYIVIHVADHEIFDRQEENLYCEIPIKFTLATLGGTIEVPTLTGKASLKIPEGTQSGTTFRLKGKGMPSLRGGYYGDQMVRVKIEVPKSLTSEQREKLEEFALACGDADEPVAKSFFDKAKKLFGD, from the coding sequence GTGAAAGAGGACTATTACGAACTGCTCGGCGTCAGTCGCCAAGCGACGCAGGACGAGTTGAAGAAGGCCTATCGCAAGATGGCCGTGAAGTACCACCCCGACAAGAATCCGGGAAACAAGGAGGCGGAGGAAAACTTCAAGAAGGTTTCCGAGGCCTACGAGGTGCTGAAGGACGAGCAGAAGCGAGCCGCCTACGATCGCTACGGCCACGCGGCCTTTAGCGGTGGAGGGGGTGGAGGTCCGTCTGCCGGCGGTCCCTTCCACGATCCCTTCGACATCTTCAGTGAAGTGTTTGGCGGCGGCGGAGGCGGCGGCAGCATTTTCGAGGAGTTTTTCGGCGGCGGCGGTGGCCGTCGTGGCGGCAGCGGAGCGGCCCGAGGATCGGACCTGCGCTACGACCTGGAGATCTCGCTCGAAGAGGCGGCTACCGGCATCGAAAAGGAAATTTCCTTCCGCAAGCCCACCACCTGCTCCAAGTGCAGTGGCTCCGGCGCGGAGCCCGGCAGCGGCATTTCCACCTGTCCGACTTGCGGCGGGCATGGACAAGTCACCGCTTCCAAGGGCTTCTTCTCCATCCGTCAGACCTGTCCGACGTGCAACGGCAGCGGACAGAAGGTCGACAAGGCCTGCGGGCATTGCGGTGGCGAAGGACGCGTCAACGAGACCACCAACATCAAGGTCAAGGTGCCGCCCGGCGTGGATTCCGGCTCCAAGCTGCGCTCCGCGGGCAACGGCGAAGCCGGTTCGCATGGCGGGCCTTCGGGCGACCTCTACATCGTGATCCATGTGGCGGACCACGAAATCTTCGATCGTCAGGAGGAGAACCTCTATTGCGAAATCCCCATCAAGTTTACCTTAGCCACGCTGGGCGGCACCATCGAGGTGCCCACGCTGACCGGCAAGGCCAGCCTCAAGATCCCCGAAGGCACTCAGTCCGGCACGACCTTCCGCTTGAAGGGCAAGGGCATGCCGAGCCTGCGCGGCGGCTACTACGGCGACCAGATGGTGCGAGTGAAGATCGAGGTGCCAAAGTCGCTCACCTCCGAGCAGCGCGAGAAGCTTGAGGAGTTCGCTCTGGCCTGCGGCGATGCCGACGAGCCCGTGGCCAAGAGCTTCTTCGACAAGGCCAAGAAGCTCTTCGGCGACTAG
- a CDS encoding nucleotide exchange factor GrpE: MKNAKDTDPIEDEETPSEPVAESEETDAPVEESAEAAADESKEDEPKELTLEEQLEAAKAEAAENYNNYLRARADLDTYRRRVMREKDELKQYAVSGLLEDFLPVYDNLGLGLMSAEQSADPKVVVQGIQMVMSQFRSLLEENGITEVAPAKGSDFDPNEAEAFQTQPSDEVEEGKVLSLMRKGFKLNGRLVRPASVVVSGGPAKETEAE, encoded by the coding sequence ATGAAGAACGCCAAAGACACAGATCCTATTGAAGACGAAGAAACTCCGTCCGAGCCGGTTGCCGAATCGGAAGAGACGGATGCGCCGGTTGAGGAATCTGCCGAAGCTGCAGCGGACGAATCCAAGGAGGATGAACCCAAGGAGTTGACGCTCGAGGAGCAGCTGGAAGCGGCCAAGGCCGAAGCTGCGGAGAACTATAACAACTACCTTCGGGCCCGGGCCGACCTTGACACCTATCGCCGCCGCGTCATGCGCGAGAAGGACGAGCTCAAGCAGTACGCTGTCAGCGGACTGCTGGAGGACTTCCTTCCGGTGTACGACAACCTCGGGCTGGGGCTGATGTCCGCCGAACAGAGCGCCGATCCGAAGGTGGTGGTGCAAGGCATCCAGATGGTGATGAGCCAATTCCGTTCCTTGCTGGAGGAAAACGGCATCACCGAAGTGGCGCCCGCCAAGGGATCGGATTTCGATCCCAACGAGGCGGAAGCGTTCCAAACGCAGCCCAGCGACGAAGTGGAGGAGGGCAAGGTGCTCTCGCTCATGCGCAAGGGGTTCAAGCTGAACGGAAGGCTGGTTCGCCCCGCCTCGGTAGTGGTCAGCGGCGGTCCTGCTAAGGAAACCGAAGCGGAGTAG
- a CDS encoding type I phosphomannose isomerase catalytic subunit: protein MSAPIFFKAIYQERVWGARNLSEALGRDLPEGKVIGEAWEVVDRPEAQSVVTGGDFDGKTIRELISENATAIMGEGYDAQRPFPILIKWLDCADRLSLQVHPPASVAPELKGEPKTENWYIADCKEDASLIVGLKNGATREEFEKRLEDNTLEECIHRFPVKPGDSILVESGRLHAIDAGNLILEIQQNSDTTYRVYDWGRVGLDGKPRQLHVEESLKSIQWDDFEPSAMSSAGESVVLADCQEFRLVKYAFHAETPVIRMESGEPRLLSVVDGEVEVNGTAVTRGDNVLLPADTHWEISGEAGAAFLLTDRFV from the coding sequence ATGTCCGCACCCATTTTCTTCAAAGCAATTTATCAGGAACGCGTCTGGGGCGCTCGCAACTTGAGCGAGGCTTTGGGTCGAGACCTGCCGGAAGGCAAGGTGATCGGGGAGGCCTGGGAGGTCGTGGATCGCCCGGAGGCCCAGAGCGTGGTGACGGGAGGCGACTTCGATGGAAAGACGATTCGGGAGCTCATTTCTGAGAATGCGACCGCCATCATGGGCGAAGGTTACGATGCGCAGCGTCCTTTTCCCATTTTGATCAAATGGCTGGACTGCGCCGACCGCCTCAGCCTGCAGGTGCATCCGCCGGCTAGCGTGGCCCCGGAGCTTAAGGGCGAGCCGAAGACGGAAAACTGGTACATCGCCGACTGCAAGGAGGACGCCTCGCTCATCGTGGGCTTGAAGAACGGAGCCACCCGAGAGGAGTTCGAAAAGCGCCTCGAGGACAATACGCTGGAGGAGTGCATCCACCGTTTTCCGGTCAAGCCGGGCGACAGCATTCTGGTGGAGAGCGGGCGCCTGCATGCCATCGACGCGGGAAATCTCATTCTCGAAATCCAGCAGAACAGCGACACCACCTACCGGGTCTACGATTGGGGACGCGTGGGGCTGGACGGCAAGCCGCGCCAGCTGCACGTCGAGGAATCGCTCAAGAGCATCCAGTGGGACGATTTCGAGCCGAGCGCCATGAGTTCCGCTGGCGAGAGCGTGGTCTTGGCCGACTGCCAGGAGTTTCGCCTAGTCAAGTACGCCTTTCACGCCGAGACGCCGGTCATTCGCATGGAATCGGGCGAGCCGCGCCTGCTCAGCGTGGTCGACGGCGAGGTGGAGGTGAACGGCACCGCGGTAACCCGCGGCGACAATGTCCTGCTGCCGGCCGATACGCACTGGGAAATCTCTGGCGAGGCGGGAGCGGCGTTTCTGCTGACCGATCGATTCGTTTAG
- a CDS encoding DNA translocase FtsK 4TM domain-containing protein: MAKKSKASQDKPESDIKQASMRSRWLWAGLCFLVAILLALALGDYTPYQISIGQSVGTTNPIEKNMVGILGAEASELLIAAFGRMSWFVPLFIGWLGAAFIARDRRSKLILTLVMILAMITGAGLFTATGTAFENREVYVTGVGGAVGNVLYNDVLDVYVGNVGSAVILGAIYLACLIIIISPSLPESGAALKTAFASWRERRAAAAAERKEMKRLAKQAAAEEKAKIKEQRLEEKRQRREELEAAKNLLREAKGRKRNKPEVDPEPEEKLSLPPKVNTFKSKPAEKSTEPEETEEPKKPSLGEVLKFVAPEKTKKARAQLPASSGDYTFPKLDLLNELEAPDGANSEEEHAENAERLQKTLKEFGVEVSMGEIHIGPVITRYEVYPAPGVRVEKISNLDKNIALGMRAVSVRILAPVPGKGCVGIEVPNQVPMPVGIREILESEDWVKSKAEIPIALGRDVSGKPIISDLTKMPHLLIAGATGAGKTVCINAIITSLLFHSSPENLRFIMVDPKIVEMKVFNSLPHMLIPVVTDPKKVPGALKWLINEMEHRYEMFAKVGVRNIAGFNGRKKPEKEKTDEEKLEEELQGELEIKVPRDEGVLDEIPDKLPYIVCIVDELADLMMVAPADIETGIARLAQLARAAGIHLVLATQRPSVNVITGVIKANLPCRISFQVSSKIDSRTILDGAGAEQLIGRGDMLFSPPGSSRLIRSQGAFVSDEEIAGIVDFLKANGPPKFAEEVQKQIEAGDELDLGGGDGEDGDEMLPQAIEVLRATKRASTSMLQRRLRIGYNRAARLMEVLEDRGIVGPENGSSPREILVDLDSM; the protein is encoded by the coding sequence ATGGCGAAAAAGTCCAAAGCCTCCCAAGACAAACCCGAATCCGATATCAAACAAGCGAGCATGCGCAGCCGTTGGCTGTGGGCTGGCCTGTGCTTTCTGGTGGCGATCCTGCTCGCCTTGGCGTTGGGCGACTACACGCCCTACCAGATCTCCATCGGCCAGTCGGTCGGCACCACCAACCCGATCGAGAAGAACATGGTGGGCATCCTCGGAGCGGAAGCCAGCGAGCTGCTCATCGCCGCCTTCGGACGCATGTCCTGGTTCGTTCCCTTGTTCATCGGCTGGCTGGGTGCCGCTTTCATCGCTCGCGATCGGCGCTCAAAGCTCATCCTGACCCTGGTGATGATTCTCGCCATGATCACCGGAGCAGGCCTCTTCACCGCTACGGGAACCGCTTTCGAAAATCGGGAAGTCTACGTGACCGGCGTAGGTGGCGCGGTGGGCAACGTGCTCTACAACGACGTGCTGGACGTCTACGTGGGAAACGTGGGCTCCGCGGTCATCCTGGGAGCCATCTACCTGGCCTGCCTGATCATCATCATTTCGCCGAGCCTGCCGGAATCGGGCGCCGCCCTCAAAACCGCTTTCGCCAGCTGGCGAGAACGCCGGGCCGCGGCGGCAGCGGAACGCAAGGAAATGAAACGCCTCGCCAAGCAGGCCGCCGCAGAGGAAAAGGCCAAGATCAAGGAGCAGCGCTTGGAGGAAAAACGACAGCGGCGCGAGGAGCTGGAAGCCGCCAAAAACCTGCTGCGCGAAGCCAAAGGCCGCAAAAGGAACAAGCCAGAGGTCGACCCGGAACCGGAGGAAAAGCTTTCCCTGCCGCCTAAGGTCAACACCTTCAAGTCGAAGCCGGCCGAAAAGTCCACCGAGCCGGAGGAGACGGAGGAACCCAAGAAACCGAGCTTGGGCGAGGTGCTGAAGTTCGTGGCCCCGGAGAAAACCAAAAAGGCCCGGGCCCAGCTGCCAGCATCCTCTGGCGACTACACCTTTCCCAAGCTGGATCTGCTCAACGAGCTGGAGGCGCCAGACGGGGCGAACTCGGAAGAGGAGCACGCCGAAAACGCGGAGCGCCTGCAAAAGACGCTCAAGGAGTTCGGCGTGGAGGTCAGCATGGGCGAGATCCACATCGGTCCGGTCATCACGCGCTACGAAGTCTATCCCGCCCCGGGCGTGCGCGTGGAGAAGATTTCCAATCTGGACAAGAACATCGCCCTGGGCATGCGAGCCGTTTCGGTTCGCATCTTGGCCCCGGTTCCCGGAAAGGGCTGCGTGGGCATCGAAGTGCCGAACCAAGTGCCCATGCCGGTCGGCATTCGCGAAATCCTGGAATCCGAAGATTGGGTGAAATCCAAGGCGGAAATCCCCATCGCCCTCGGACGCGACGTCTCCGGCAAGCCCATCATTTCCGATCTCACCAAGATGCCTCACCTGCTCATCGCGGGCGCGACCGGCGCCGGTAAGACAGTCTGCATCAACGCCATCATCACTTCCCTGCTCTTCCACTCCAGCCCGGAAAACCTGCGCTTCATCATGGTCGACCCGAAGATCGTGGAAATGAAGGTGTTCAACTCCTTGCCGCACATGCTCATCCCAGTGGTGACCGACCCCAAGAAGGTGCCCGGAGCCCTCAAGTGGCTAATCAACGAGATGGAGCATCGCTACGAGATGTTCGCCAAGGTGGGCGTGCGCAACATCGCCGGCTTCAACGGACGCAAGAAACCGGAAAAGGAAAAGACCGACGAAGAAAAGCTGGAAGAGGAACTGCAAGGGGAACTGGAAATCAAGGTCCCGCGCGACGAAGGCGTTCTGGACGAGATCCCCGACAAGCTTCCCTACATCGTTTGCATCGTGGACGAGCTGGCCGACCTCATGATGGTGGCCCCCGCCGACATCGAAACCGGCATCGCCCGTCTCGCCCAGTTGGCCCGCGCCGCCGGCATTCACCTGGTCCTGGCCACGCAGCGTCCCTCGGTCAACGTCATCACCGGCGTCATCAAGGCCAACTTGCCCTGCCGTATTTCCTTCCAAGTCTCCTCCAAGATCGACTCCCGCACCATCCTCGACGGCGCCGGGGCCGAGCAGCTCATCGGACGCGGCGACATGCTCTTTTCTCCCCCAGGCAGCTCCCGCCTCATACGCTCGCAGGGCGCCTTCGTCTCCGACGAGGAAATCGCTGGCATCGTGGACTTCCTCAAAGCCAACGGCCCCCCGAAGTTCGCCGAAGAGGTGCAGAAGCAGATCGAAGCGGGCGACGAGTTGGATCTCGGCGGTGGCGACGGGGAAGACGGCGACGAAATGCTGCCCCAAGCCATCGAAGTTCTCCGAGCCACCAAACGAGCCTCCACCTCCATGCTGCAGCGTCGCCTCCGCATCGGCTACAACCGAGCGGCACGCCTGATGGAAGTCCTGGAAGACCGCGGCATTGTCGGCCCCGAAAACGGCTCCAGCCCCCGCGAAATCCTAGTGGATCTGGATTCCATGTAA
- a CDS encoding VPDSG-CTERM sorting domain-containing protein: MKKFKLAALVLSVVFLAANTVSAIVMNVTVDGSGDYLQDGNINSDNSLASVAFYQTALGISSGNPNGRADNFKFLETVVKNWNDNNSPQIPDAVLGSTPTADNGNLGDISSYTTVSGFDYVVFHFGNGPAGGGNDDDEKGWWAAWYLGGQSATFGLPQEGSPLKDVGGFSTARYFNPTTNVPDSGTTLALLGLSLLGLIGIRRFRR; encoded by the coding sequence ATGAAAAAATTCAAACTTGCTGCTCTCGTACTCTCCGTAGTCTTTTTGGCCGCGAACACAGTTTCCGCTATCGTAATGAACGTAACCGTAGATGGTTCCGGAGACTACCTTCAAGATGGGAACATAAATAGCGACAACAGCTTAGCCTCCGTAGCTTTTTACCAGACGGCATTGGGAATCTCGAGTGGAAACCCAAACGGCCGAGCGGATAACTTCAAATTCCTCGAAACCGTTGTTAAAAACTGGAATGATAACAATAGCCCCCAAATACCCGACGCAGTACTTGGAAGTACTCCGACTGCGGACAATGGTAATTTGGGAGACATCTCGAGCTACACGACGGTCTCTGGATTTGACTATGTAGTTTTTCACTTTGGCAATGGACCAGCTGGAGGTGGCAATGATGACGATGAGAAAGGTTGGTGGGCTGCTTGGTATCTTGGAGGACAGAGTGCAACTTTTGGCCTCCCCCAAGAAGGATCTCCTTTGAAGGATGTTGGTGGTTTTTCTACTGCTCGGTATTTTAATCCAACAACCAACGTTCCCGATTCCGGCACAACGCTCGCTCTTCTCGGACTTAGCCTTCTCGGACTGATCGGCATCCGTCGCTTCCGCCGCTAG